The nucleotide window AGATGGACCGGCGCGTCGATGCTGTCCCCCCAGAATCCCTGGCCGTTGGCGATGCGGATGATGTCTCTCAAGGGGCCTGTCCTCCTGGAACCTGAAAGGGACCCACCGGACGACCCAGGGAGGCCGTGGGCGTGGGAAGTCAAGGATGCGATCCGAACCCGGGCGGCCGGCCGACCCTATCCGGTCAGCAATCGCAACTCGGCCAGCACGGCCCCCACCGATTGGAACAGGGGGAGGGTGAAGCCGGCCAGCGGTTGCTCCTCCCAGCCCAGCAGCAGCACGGGACGGCCGTAGCCCAGCGCCAGGGCGATCTCCGAGAGCGTGCCCGAACGGCCGGGCAGCGCCACCACGACGGTGGAGCTGAGCACGTTGACGGCGTTGCGCGCCCAGCCGAACCCGGTGGCGATGGCGACGCCCACGTGGGGCGAGGCCGCCGCCGGATCCTCACCGGGCAGGACGCCGACGACCAGACCGCCCTGCCG belongs to bacterium and includes:
- a CDS encoding TIGR00725 family protein, with protein sequence MSGTMPEHRSRRRPVIGVMGGSVSTAAVDALAEALGEAIAREGWVLLCGGRPAGVMEAASRGAARQGGLVVGVLPGEDPAAASPHVGVAIATGFGWARNAVNVLSSTVVVALPGRSGTLSEIALALGYGRPVLLLGWEEQPLAGFTLPLFQSVGAVLAELRLLTG